The DNA window agccccctcctccctctgaccCAGGAGTCCCGGCCCCTAGTCCCTCCTTCCTCGGGTCCCAGACTTCTCGTCCTTCAGAACCAAGGAGTCTGAACTCTCAAATCCCCAACCTTCCTCAAGACCCAAGGATCGGGTCAGCAAACAGCCTAGGTATGTGGGGCCAGAAACTCCATTCACGACCATTCTGCGACCGTCTACGCCCAGGGTTCCCACCCCGACTCAGTCCCTCTGGAGGCGGGTCCGACACGCGAGGCGCTTCTTTGGAGTCTGGCTGCGAAAGCTATCCATGACGTCAGTCACTATCTTCCAGCCAATGGACACTCGGCCTTCTACCTCCCTGGGCCACTCAGGACCCTTTGCCTGGTAGGCGGGGCCCACAGCCCAACTCGGACAGCGATAGGCTTTCGGAGACGCCAGTCTCTGCCAGGCCCCGTCAGTCGGCCAATAGACGCGGAACCTGAGGGAGCGGAATCCAGGTCCACTCCGCAGACGCCGGAGCAGGCTCGCGAGGGAACCGGTTCTCCGGGTCTGGCCGGGTAAGCCCTTTCCAGCACGCCTAGTATTGGGATTCTGCACATAGCTCGGCTGGGAAACTGTGAGGCTTAGTGAGGCTCGAGGCGGAGTGGGGAGCTCAGTCCCGGCGAACCCATCTTGCTTTCTTGGAGAAACTCAGACCGGGATGCTGGATCTAGTTATTCATCCATCCGTTCCTCCCACCCTAAGCCTGATTCTCGTCTGCTCCTGCCTTCCTGCTCCTTCATCCGTTCTGCCCTTCCTGCCCTCAATTCTTTCACTCACGGATTCCCTCGTCTAGCCACTCACTCACACACTCTCCCACCTATTAGTTAGACAAACATTTCCTGAGGCTTCTGGTGTGCCAAGCCTCGTGCTGGGCGATGCTGGTGACCGAGATGAGTCAGGCCTGGGCCGTACCCTCAAGGAGCCCGGGTCAAATGGGAGGTTGGACGTTGATGGGCATGGGTGTGCGGAGACGGTGGGGAGCCCAGGAGAGACTTTTTTGAGTTTGGCGTGGTCGGGAAAGGGTTTCCAGGGGAGGGGCCATTGGAGCTGGATCTTGGAGGAGCAGAACGTGCCAGGCAAAGTGGAGATGCCAGGCAAAATGGGTGTGGGGAGGGTGTTTCAGCGTGACCAAAGACAGGGAGGCATGCAGGAGCAGTACTGCATGCAGGTGCCTAAGCTGAAGGCCAGTCAAGTCTGTATGGCCAGCAGGGGAACTGTAAGGCTGGAGGAGGCCGAAGAGATGAGTAGAGGCCAGGCTGAGGAGCTTGGACTTTGTCCTGAGGGTGAGGGGGTCGTGGAGAGCCACGGAAGGGTTGAGAGTAGCGGAGGACAAGGTCATAGTTGGTCCAGAACTGGAGGAATGAGACTGGAAGCCAGTAGCCCAGGAGGTGGCTCTGGCAGGGATTCAGGTAGGAGAGAGTGGAGCGTGGATCAGGGAAGAGGCCGAGGGGATAAGACAGAGATTCAGGAGGCAAGGcttggtgctgtggctcatgtctgtaatcccagcactttgggaaattgcagtgggaagatcacttgagccaaggagttcaagagcagcctgggcaacatagtgacagcctcatctctacaaaaaattagccaggtgtggccaggcgcagtggctcactcctgtagtctcagcactttgggaggccgaggcaggtggatcacgaggtcaggagttcaagaccagcctggccaagatggtgaaaccccgtctttactaaaaatgcaaaaaattagccaggcttggtggtgggcacctgtaatcccagctactcgggaggctgaggcagaaaattgcttgaacccaggatggggaggttgcagtgagctgagattgcgccactgcactccagcctgggccatagagtgagactcaaaaaaaaaaaaaaaaaaaaagaaaagaaaaagaaaaattagtcaggtgtggtggtgcatgcctatggtcccagctactgaggaggctgaagcaggaggatcacttgagcctgggaagttgaggctgcagtgaaccaagacggtgccactgcactccagcctgcacaagagtgagaccttatctcaaaaaaaaaaaaaaaaaaaaaagaaaaagaaaaagaaaaataaggagattcaggaggcagagagaacagAAAGTGGGGATTGATGGGCTATGGGACAAGGGGTTGTCCAGGATGAGACCCAGAGCTCtagtctggaggacagtggagcCATCCCTGAGGTGGGGACAGGAAAGAGGAGCAGGTTGATGGGTAGTGACTGTTTTGACAGAAGTGAGCAAGGGGGTTCTATGAGTTGGTCAAGGAGAGCGGTGACTCAGCCCAGTGGATCTGGACCTTCAGGAAGAGTTCTGGGCTATAGCTCCCTGCCCCAGCACAGGCCCTGACTCAGAAGTCACTTGCTGGGTGAACGAGGACCTCTGAGCTGAGGATCCCTTGCTTCGCATCCTGCGAGGAAACCGCTTTGTTGTTTCTGCGTCTTCAGTCTCTCCCACCGCTCCAGCATTCAAACATGTCCATCATCTCTAAACACGTGCCCTGTATCAAGCTCTCTTGTGGTGCCCACTGGCTCAATCCCTTACCTTCCACTCCCTCTTCAACCCACTATGTCTGGCTGCCCAACGGCCATGACCCTGCAGTGGCTCTGGACAAGGTCACTGAGGTCACCTGCTCATTGCTGAGACCTGAAGGTAACATTTCAATCCTCATCTGAACTGGTCCACTCCCTGAAACTCCCTTCACCCTACATCCTCCTTCCTGGCTAGCTTCCTCCCTCTCCGGCTGCTCCTTAGAACCCGCCAGACTTGCCTTCCActgcccacccctgcccacccctgcccaccccttTACTAGGGGTGTGATCCTCAGGGCTGTCTCTGTCCTGGCCCTCTTGTTGCTTGTCCCACCTGCCCAGGCTTCCTGGAAATGTTCCAGTCCCTTGGTTCCATCtagactgcattttttttttttttgagacagagtctcattctattgcccaggctggagtgcagtggcgcagtctcagcccactgcaacctctgcctcccaggttcaagcgattctcttgcctcgacctcccaattagttgggattacaggcgtgcaccaccacacccggctaatttttgtatttttagtagagacggggtttcgccatgttggccgggctggtcttgaactcctgacctcaggtgatccacccacctcggcctccgaaactgctgggattacaggcgtgagccaccacacccagccccagacTGCACTTCTGACCCTTGTTGCCTCCTGGATTGTCTTCCTGAGACCTTCCAGCTCACCATGTCCAGAATGGCCCTCAGCAGGTCCCGCctatcacacacacacctgaGCCTCCTCCCATTGAAGAGACAGCTTCACTGTCCACCTGCTCCCATGGCCAGACCTGGGTGTCATCTCTGTCCCCTTGCTGTCCTACAGGACAGCACCTCATCAGTAGGTGCTGTTCTTCCCACCTTTTATGGCTCTGGGACGCTCCACCTACACTCCCTACCCTCACGGCTCCTGCCCCAGCTCAGGCCTCCTCCTTGGCCTGTAGGGCTCCAGTTTTGCCCTTTCCTGTCCATCCCCCAGTGTCCCAGCAGGATCTTTTAGTGCCCTGAGCTGACCCTGGCTCTTTCCTGCTCAAAGCGCTCCTgtggctccccactgccctccagtttAGTCCAAATCGTACTCCAGGCTCTTCAGGCCCTGCTCCTGCTGACCACTCCAGGCCCCTCACGCCCCTCCCCACTTTGCACCTGACCTTCTGGTCAGGTGGAAGCTTTTTCTAGCCAGGTGGCAGCTTTGATCACTGCCAGCTGGCTCTCACAACCTGGCATGTTTTTTCTTCCTAGCAGACTTTTGTTCATCCTTTAGTGTCAAGCTCAGATCACCACCTCTGTGAAGCCCTCCCTGACTACCACAGGTGGAACCCCTGGGGACTGTGACACCCTGTGTCTGTTCTTCCACCCTCTCTGAATCCAGGATCAGAAGCCCTTTGAAGGCACGACCTGGGTATAAATCATCTCAACTCCAAACTCAGGACTTACAAGGGGCCAGAGAGTTGGTCCAAGAGCTGATTGTCACAGCTGGACAGAGCTTGcatttccagtttttgtttttttggaaacagggtccaACTCTTGCCTAagttggagcgcagtggtgcgatcatagctcactgcaacctcaaactcctgggcttaagtgatcttcctgcctcaccctcctgagtagctaggactacaggagtgtgccaccacgcccggctaatttttaaatgttttttgtagagactggtctatgttgcccaggttggtctcaaacccctggactcaagctatcctcctgtcttgcctcccaaagtgctggtattacaggcgtgaacctccGTGCCCGGCTGCATTTACAGTATTTTGAGCGCCAGTTCGTTTCTGATTTCCTGCTAACTTTGCTCCAGTTCTGCAGGGTGTCTGGGTCACTGGAGCCTATGAGACCCAagagattatttttaacttttatatccCCCTGATGGATGCTGAGCCTGGTCTCCCTGGGACCAGGGTGAGTCCAGCTAACCGAAGGTCTTCAAGGGGAGGAGCTGAGGACCCAGCATCTCCTGGCAGTGTACCTGGATGAAGTCCGAGGGGAGGTGGGTCTGGGTTACCAAGGAGTCCACTCCCTTCTGGTCCCAAAAATCCAGGCCCCCATACCCCTCATTCCAGGTTTCTTAGTTCCCAGCCGCTTGAGTCCGAGGCTGCCCCCTGGTGGGCAAACACCCCACCGTATTTGAGAGAGGCCAAACtaattaaatacttttatttacaagaaataaaccaACCAAGCGACCTGCAAGGGAGGGCCAGTCCCCGTCCCTGCGGCGgtcgcagcagcagcagcaaaaggCAGCGGTGGCGTGCAGGTCCAGCCGTCTCGGTGACCGGTGTGTGTGCGCGTCCCCCTCCCCGTGGCGGGGGTCTCAGCTTTCGGGCCCGGGCCCCCGCCTCGCCCCCTTGCCACCCCCGACTTAAGTAAGGCACAGCCCGCGTCCCCTTCCGCCCGGCCCGGAACGCATTCATGACGGAGGCCGGCGCAGATGGGAACAACAGGCTTTTAGTGTCGCCCCCCGCAACCCCGTCTCCCCGCGCGGCCCGGCTCCGGCGGGCGGCTCACACCGGCGGCGGGGCGGGCGCGGGCCCGGCGGGCGGAGTGAGGACGAGGCGGATGCGCTCCACGCACAGCTCTGCGGCCTGGCGCGTCTCGCGGCACAGCGCCGCCAGGGTCAGGAAGCCGTGCGGCAGGTCCTCCACCACGCGCAGCGTCACCGGCTGGCCCAGGTTGCGCAGTCGCCGCGCGAGCATGACCGAGTCATCCAGCATGGGGTCCAGCGCGCACGCCTACGGGACAGCGGGGACGGACGTGGAGAGAGGGTGGAGGACCGACAGACCGGGGTCGGGTACAGCGAGGAGGGGTTTGATGAACAAAGGGAGCGGGAAATATGGACACAGACAGGAGTGGACGGAGGCAGGAGACGGTGGGTGAGGAGTTGGGGAGAGAATGGAGGGAATGGGGGGAGTTGTGGGAAGAATGGGAGAATGACTTTAACTGCGATCCCTGGCCTctctccagcctctccctccccaccccgccaaacccacctttttttctcttgattctcCAAGCCCAAGGGGCTGCCCCACTGATCCTGTCTCTTGGTACTCAAAATTGCAAAGTAAAACGGAGGCAGCCCTGACTCCTGTCCTCCTCCCGTTCGTTCGGGGCATTGTTCTCCTCTGGGGACAGCCTGTCCCTTTCTCCCCACTCCGGAGCTCTCTTTCCCAGGTGCACCCGTGCCCGGTCCCGCTCCTCCCTGGGTGCCCTGCTCCTCTCTAAATGCACCTGTACCGGCCCCCTCTGGCGCTCACCACGATGTGCACAGGTGGCAGGCTCTTGAGCATGCTGTCGGGTGCCAGCAGCGGCGACATGAAGGGGTTCTTGACTATGGGCGAGGAGTAGAGGGGCATCTGTGTGGCACCCTGGCTGGAGCGTCGGGGGTGGAAACCCTCGGGGAAGGCGGCATGGACGCCCAGGCCTCTGTCCATGGGGCTCAGCTCATTTTTGGCCTCAGCCTCTTCCCCTGCATCCTCAGGTGGTAATAAGAAGTTGACATCGGAGGGTGTGGAGGGGCCAAGTGTCTCAGCTGACAGCGACATCTCTGGGGTGTCCGACGACGTCTCGGAGTTTCCCCTCAGGCTTAAGTCCCTCAGGGTCAGGTTCCTGAGGGAATCCGTGCCCAGTGGGCCCTGGGGCTGGGCCAGCGCTGCTTCAGACACACTGCGGCGCATCGGCTCTGAGAGAGGGGGAGCAGATAGGCCTGGCTCCGTTAGTTTAGGTGTGTGTGTGGCTGGCAGGGAATGCCATGGGAAGGGCAGTCGCCTGTGGAGCGCTGTGAAAGGCTGTGTTTCCCCAGACTCTTGCCTAGGGGATGGGTGGAGTTCCAGATGCCCCAGGTAGTCATGGTGGGGGTCTTGGCAGTGGGGCTGTGTGTCCTAGtgaaggatgtgtgtgtgtgtgtgtgtgtgtgtgtgtgtgtgtgtgtgtctgggaagATTAGGTGCAGTTTACCTCTAGGaacctattttttcttctagatcaaggaaatgaaaatagtCCTTGGTTCATAGGTGGCAGGACTCAGTGGGATAAGATGTGGGATTAGGTACCGCTACCCACTGGGgatcataatatatatatatatatattttttttttttttttttttttttttttttgagacaatgtctcgctctgtcacccaggctggagtgcagtggcgagaacatggctcactgcaacctctacctcccaggttcaagtgattctcgtgcctcagcttcccgagtagctgggactataggcatgtgccaccatgcccgggtaatttttgtgtttttttagcagagatggggttttgccatgttggccaggctgttctcgaattcctggcctcaagtgatctgctcgcctcggcctcccatagtgctgggattacacttaCCACAAGGTGAAAATGGATCAAAATGATTTGAATAGTAAGCAGGCCCAGTGGCTTGAAGGGAGGCTCTGTTCACAGGGAGCTAACAAGTCTCCAGGGTGTCTCACATTTCTAGGGGTCTGGCACCTGTAGCCACACGGATCTGCTTCCCTAAATTTCCTTTGTGTTCTTCAGTTTTATCCCTTCACGTGACCAGGCAAGCAAGTGCCCAAACGATGCTAAAGATACACTTCCAGCCCACCTGGCGTGCCCAGCTTGGCCTCAGCTCTGTCCATTTTATCAGACCCACACTGCCTACCATGAGGGCCAAGATGCTACAGTTTtagttttttactttatttttatttttatttttgagatggagtcttgctctgtcacccaggctggagcgcagtggtgcgatctcggctcactgcaacctccgcctcccaggttcaagcaattctcctgccacagcctcctgagtagctgggattacaggcatgccaccatgcccagttactttttgtatttttttttttttttttttgagacagtctcactctgttacccaggctcgagtgcagtgtcgtgatctcggctcactgcaacctcgtctcttgggttcaagtgattctcctgcctcagcctcctgagtagctgggattacaggtgcgtgccatcatgcctggcccatttttgtatttttaatagagatggggtttcactatgttggccaagctggtctccaaccctgacctcaagtgattcccctgcctcggcttcccaaagtgttgggattatgggcgtgagccaccacacccagccttactTGTCTTTATAAATCTACGAAGGCGAGGTGCAAAACAATGTGAGAATAACTACTTAAGTGCTTTGTGGCCCAGAGGGTCACTGGAACAGAATGGGCACACCAGGGGTGCTGGCATCTTCTAATAGCACCTACTGGGTGCCACGTATTGTACTGGCCACTTGACCCAAATGGTTGGAGGCAGACCTCAGCACAGCCCAGTAAGGGtactcttttttttagttttttttttttgagacaaggtatcgctctgtcacccaggctggagtacagaggctctgtcttggctcactgcaacctctgctacccaggttcaagcgattctcatgcttcagcctctccgggagctgggactacaggtgtatgccaccacaccctgctaatttttgtatttttttgtagagaaggggttttgccgtgttggccaggctggtctcgaactcctgacctcaagtgatctgcctaccttggcctcccaaagtgctgggattacaggcgtgcaccaccacacctggctaatttctttgtacttttactagagacagggtttcgtcatgttgaccaggctgatcttgaacccctgacctcaagtgatctgcccacctcagcctcccaaagtgctgggattgcaggtctgaaccaccatgcccagcatctTCCCTGGGACTTTTGCTGTGCTAGGCTGTCCCTCCTGCTCACCCTGGCTAGGCATGTGACAGGAGTGAATCACTCACCTGCTATGGGCTCCGACATCTTCTGGGACTTGCGTCCACTTAACTCCAGGAAGGAGTTGAGCCACGAGGAGGCACCCAGGCGGAAGTCTCGGAGGAGCAGGGCTGTGTCCCGCCGCACCAGCCCCATCATGCCGAGGGCTTTCTGGTCTGAGTTGGAGTGGTCCTCTGTCTTTGCACCTGCAGAGTATATGCGGGTATCTGAGTTGTTTTCCCCTTTCTGGGCCCAGTCTTAATGCCCAGAATTTcaggcatctgtggtcccagggACCCAAGAATATCCAATCGCTTCAAAAGGGataaggaggctgggcacagtggctcatgcctgtagtcccagtactttgggaggccaaggcgagaggatggcttgagcccaggagttcaagacctgcctgggcaacatagcaaaaaacacaaaaattagctgggcgtggtcacggtggtgcacacctgtagttccagctacttgggaagctgaggcaggatgattgcttcagcctgggaggtcgaggctgcagtgaggtgtgtttgagccactgcactcagcctgagcGACATGACACcttgtgtctgtctctctctgtctctctctctcacacacacacacacacacacatacacaggaaaaaaaaaaagggacaaggAGTCTTAGATTCCTCTGCCTGGCTCTCCTTCCTCAGTCACAGGAGTCCCGGTCCCCAGCCCGTCCCTGCAGGACTCAGACATCCCTGCAGTCCTTTTTCCCTGCTGAGGGTGTGGGCCTCACCAGCATAGGCGCTGACACACTTGGAGAGCACACTGAGGGGCAGCAGGGGGTCCATGAGGCTCAGCAGACGGGAGGGAGAGGCGGCAGGCTGCAGCATTGTGGCCGGGTAGGCTGCCATGATGCCATCTGGCACCCGCACCCCGTAGGCTGCTGCCCGAAGAGCCACGGTGAAGCAGAGGTTCCCACCTGCACTGTCCCCCGCAAGGCAGATTCGTTCCCCTGTTGAGCCTGGTTTGGGAGAGGGGTGGTTGGTGGCAacctggcaggggcaggggcctggggagggagggcagggaggaacTCAAGCGGGGAGAACTGGGCTCTCCAAGGTGGGGTGTGGGGCACTCCAAGGCCTAGCAGACTGCAGTTTTAGAGACTGGCAGACTAAGGCACAGATTTGGGCTCACATGGTAGACAGAGGGTCAGGATGACTCAGGACCTGGAGAGGCCCAGGGAAGGCCTGGGAAAGTCTGTCGGGGCTGGAGGTTGGGAGCAGGGAGGGCAGGTGGTGGGAAAGGGGAGTTGAGCTCAGGTCTGTTGCAGGAGGGGGGCCTCAGAGGGTGGGAATGGAAGGTCAGGGTTCAGGCTCAGCACAGAGGGGCTGGGCTGCAGGCTCTGTGCCCTGGGGCATGGCCACacactgctctgtgcctcagtgtcctcccaAGATGCTGATCTTTGAAGAGGGAGGTCAGAGAAGCTGGACTGTGGGCCAGGAGCCTGGCAGGACAGGAGAACAGGGCCTGGAGCTATCATAGGGGGAAGACAGAGGCCCGAGGAGACAGGATGGTGGATGAGAAGTGGAAGTGGAGATGGAGAGTCTGGGTGCCACAGTCGAGGACAGAGGATAAAGTGGCTGAGGCGGAAGACTGGGCAGGACCTGGGTGAGCAGGAGCTGGGAGGTGTCGGgggaagagaaaggcagagggtgaggctgaggctggaggagctTAAAGCAGGCTGGGTGGGATGGGAGCAGGCGCAGGTGGCTGTTGGGGCCTAAGGCTCACCAAGGAGGGTGCAGTGCTTGATGGCCCAGCAGTAGGCGAAGAAGCACTCCTCCAGTGCACGGGGGAAGGGGGCCTCGGGGGCCAGGGAGTAGTCGATGGAGACGATGGGGGCGCCCAGCTCCTGGGCCCAGCTCTTGAGGTAGGGCTCGTGGGATTTGGAGGTCTGGGCCACGAAGCCACCGCCGTGGAAGTGCACTATCAGGGACTGCGAGCGGGGTGCCTGCTGGGGGCGCGGCCACAGCTCCAGGCTCCGTTGGCCGTTGGACTTTACCAGGCTGCTGAGCTCCTCACTGTCCTGGGGGTGAGGAGGGAGACGGTGTGTGAGGTTGGGGAGAGCTGGCCAGGGCTGCACCCGTCCACGGGGATGCCAAGGTGGGGGCTGCCCACGCTTCTCGGGTCTGTCCCTGTCCCTGACTGAGGCTGGAACCCTACCTGTCCTTCACGCAGGTCGTAGGAGATGAGCCTGACGAGGACGGGCCCAGGGCCCGTGTGGGCCAGTGGGGGTGAGATGGTGACTGTGAGCGTGGGGTTGGCAGTCAGCGGCATCTCAAAGGCTTCAGGTGGCAGGCTGAGCAGGCGGCTTACCCTCACGGTGGCcgatgccatgttggccagagacTGGAGGGAGGGGACAGAAGGGGTGCTGGGGAGGGTCTGCCTACAGGGGTGCCCTTCACCTCTCCCTCTGATCCCCAGTCTTTGCCCTTGTGTGCCATCCCTGGGCCTGGAGCCCCACAGAGACCTACTGTGGCCTCAGATGagtttctgggcctcagtgtccccatctgtaACAGGCCCTCACCGATAGCACTTCCATCTCGGTGATGTTCCAGAAGGCTTTCCAGAAGTGCACATCCAGGTTCTGTATGATCCGCTCAAACTCAGCCCCACGCAGCTCAGGGTCGATGGCAAAGCGGCCGCTGGTGAAGAGAGAGCTGGCGGCCACACCTGGGGGTCGGAAGGGGTGTCAGGGAGCCCCACTGGGTCAGGCTGCTTGGGCAGGAATGGGGAGGAGGGCCAGGAGAGTAGGCTGCAAGTAGAACCCGGCCGGGACTCACTGAGGCCTGTCTCGTTGCGTTTGTAGTGCTCCCCGAAGGACACCAGCCCAATGGAGATGGTCTGCAGGAATGGCCGGATGGCAGGCGTGAACTGTGGAGAGACGCAGCTGCGTCACCCACCGCTCAagagagggatggggagagggcaGGAGCGAGGCGCAGGGATGTGCGGGGAAGACACATTCATTCAGTAAACGTTTCATGAgctcctactgtgtgctgggcataGCTCTCGCCTGGTTCACGGACCTGATGTTCTCAAAGGGAAAACAAATGATCAGCATATAAACAAAGCCATGCGCAGTATCATGACAAGGAATGACGAAtggtttgaaaaacaaaaaggcagtaGGTGGAGAGGACACGAGTGATGACTAGGGGTCAGGCTACTTAGTGGGTCTCGGAGGAGAGATCTGACTGAAGCGAGGGGAGGGTGTTCCCTGCACAAGGCACAGAGAGCGTGAAGGCTTAAAGATGAgctcacaggaggctgaggcaggagaactgcttgaacccgggaggcagaggttgcagtgagtggagatcacaccactgcactccagcctgggtgacagagtgagactctgtctcaaaaaaaaaaggtgaactcATGCTTGGTGCTTGACCTGGGTAGTGAGACCCAGGGGGCTAGTGTGGCTGAAGCAGAGTGAGcggtggggagaggggcaggcAGTGACGTTGGAGAGGCAAAGGGGGCTCATGTAGGGCCTGGGCAGAGGAATTTGGATTTCATTCTCAGTGCGGGGTGGTGCCACTGGTAGGCTGTGTGGTGGGGAGTAGGATGGTGCAGGGACTTCCTGAAAGTCAGAGAGAGGATGGATGGGGAGAGGAGGCAACTGGAAGACAGGAACAGGGAGATAGCCAGAGACAGCCCCCGAGGCACAGGGACCTGAGGCAAAAGGACAGCCAGAGAGGGAGACTGAGGCCTAGACATGGGACCAGCCGGCCACCACAGGGGGAGGGGGAGACAGCGTCTGACAGAGCAGACACGCAGTTAAGGAAAGACAGTGgggtccgggcgcggtggctcatgcctgtaaactcagcactttgggaggctgaggtgggtggatcacttgaggtcaggagtttgagaccagcctggccaacatagcgaaaccccatctctactaaacgaaaaaaaagaaaaaaaaaaagacaagacaatgGGGACACAGGATTAGAAGAAATGGAGccacaggaggccaaggcaagggatTGGTGGGTTCTTCTGTTCACTCTATACTGGCCAAGGTCCTGCTGCATGCTAGACACCGGGCTGGAGCAGTGACCAAGTCAGGGGAGGCCTCTGCCCTCCCGGGGACTGACATTTTAAAGGGGAGACTGCCCTGCACCAAGGCAGAGCTGGGCCCTGCCCCTGGCTGGGTGCCCAGTAGGCCAGAGGGCACCTGAGTGCCTGGCTACTGTGGCTGGGATGCTGGTTCGGGCAGCCCCGGGATCTCTTTCTCATGACACTAGGGTCACGGCTGGGACACAGGGAGGAGCTGGCTGGCCTGGCTGGGCTGATCAATACTTGTGGGTTCAGCCCTGGTGAGGGGAGGTTTCCAGGAATGCCTGGGCTGGGTTGCTGAGGATAGCCTAGCCCGCAGGGAAGCCTGGAgatgtggggtgggagggggaggctgaggtgtggggaggcccagagagggccagAAGGACTACAGGGTCACATGGCTCCAGATCCCTCCCTGAGGGTTCTCAAACTCAAGTGACTTCAGGGGCCAGACAGGTAACAAAGAGTGAATGCATCTCCTGCGTGTAGGACAATAGAGAGTAGTGGATACCCTGGTGAAAAAAGCTCTGCAAGTTGCATTTCTTACTACTCGGCAGATATGACCTAGGGACCATGAGTTTGAGACCCCTGGTGCAGCTCTGTCTGAGCTCCAGCCAACTTCCCCTTTCTGTACCTGCTGTTTGCTGAGTCCAGTAATGCTGACCACTGGTTACTTTACCGTACTATAGGCCAGGCCAGGGGCTACCAGGTGCCTTCATTGTGGGCCCAGAGGGGCACGGGGCAGGGGGCTCACCTGGAAGCCCAGGCAGCGGCCATAGAAGCATCCCTTATGCAGCGTGACATACTCCCGGAGGAAGTCGGCGGTGAGCCCCTCGTCGCCCTCAAAGAAGAGCACCCCCGGCTGATTGGTAACCAGCAGGCGCTGGGCGTAGTAGACCAGAGCGCGGAGCTGGGTGAGGGCAGCTAGGTAGGCCTCCAGCTCGGCCAGGTTGTGGCTAGTGCGGAAGAAGATGCTGCGGCGGTTGGAGGCCACATAGCGGGATTTGTGCAGGAGGTGCGCCAGGCAGCAGCGGGCTGTGTGCACCAGGCTGCGGTACCCATTGGCCGGTGTCTCTGG is part of the Nomascus leucogenys isolate Asia chromosome 17, Asia_NLE_v1, whole genome shotgun sequence genome and encodes:
- the LIPE gene encoding hormone-sensitive lipase isoform X2, which encodes MKPGRSVSPVREITMEPGSKSASRPDWQPEPHQRPITQPEPGPEKTPIAQPESKTLQGSNTQREPASNQRPLTQQETPAQHDADSQKEPRAQQKSASQEEFLAPQKPAPQQSPHIQRVLLTQQEAASQQAPGLGKESTTQQEPALRQRHVAQPGPGPGEPPPAQQEAESTPAAQAKPGAKREPSAPTESTSQETPEQSDKQTTPVQGAKSKQGSLTELGFLTKLQELSIQRSALEWKALSEWVTDSESESDVGSSSDTDSPATMGGMVAQGVKLGFKRKSGYKVMSGHGGTSLHEKTSARNHRHYQDTASRLIHNMDLRTMTQSLVTLAEDNIAFFSSQGPGETAQRLSGVFAGVREQALGLEPALGRLLGVAHLFDLDPETPANGYRSLVHTARCCLAHLLHKSRYVASNRRSIFFRTSHNLAELEAYLAALTQLRALVYYAQRLLVTNQPGVLFFEGDEGLTADFLREYVTLHKGCFYGRCLGFQFTPAIRPFLQTISIGLVSFGEHYKRNETGLSVAASSLFTSGRFAIDPELRGAEFERIIQNLDVHFWKAFWNITEMEVLSSLANMASATVRVSRLLSLPPEAFEMPLTANPTLTVTISPPLAHTGPGPVLVRLISYDLREGQDSEELSSLVKSNGQRSLELWPRPQQAPRSQSLIVHFHGGGFVAQTSKSHEPYLKSWAQELGAPIVSIDYSLAPEAPFPRALEECFFAYCWAIKHCTLLGSTGERICLAGDSAGGNLCFTVALRAAAYGVRVPDGIMAAYPATMLQPAASPSRLLSLMDPLLPLSVLSKCVSAYAGAKTEDHSNSDQKALGMMGLVRRDTALLLRDFRLGASSWLNSFLELSGRKSQKMSEPIAEPMRRSVSEAALAQPQGPLGTDSLRNLTLRDLSLRGNSETSSDTPEMSLSAETLGPSTPSDVNFLLPPEDAGEEAEAKNELSPMDRGLGVHAAFPEGFHPRRSSQGATQMPLYSSPIVKNPFMSPLLAPDSMLKSLPPVHIVACALDPMLDDSVMLARRLRNLGQPVTLRVVEDLPHGFLTLAALCRETRQAAELCVERIRLVLTPPAGPAPAPPPV
- the LIPE gene encoding hormone-sensitive lipase isoform X1, producing MKPGRSVSPVREITMEPGSKSASRPDWQPEPHQRPITQPEPGPEKTPIAQPESKTLQGSNTQREPASNQRPLTQQETPAQHDADSQKEPRAQQKSASQEEFLAPQKPAPQQSPHIQRVLLTQQEAASQQAPGLGKESTTQQEPALRQRHVAQPGPGPGEPPPAQQEAESTPAAQAKPGAKREPSAPTESTSQETPEQSDKQTTPVQGAKSKQGSLTELGFLTKLQELSIQRSALEWKALSEWVTDSESESDVGSSSDTDSPATMGGMVAQGVKLGFKRKSGYKVMSGHGGTSLHEKTSARNHRHYQDTASRLIHNMDLRTMTQSLVTLAEDNIAFFSSQGPGETAQRLSGVFAGVREQALGLEPALGRLLGVAHLFDLDPETPANGYRSLVHTARCCLAHLLHKSRYVASNRRSIFFRTSHNLAELEAYLAALTQLRALVYYAQRLLVTNQPGVLFFEGDEGLTADFLREYVTLHKGCFYGRCLGFQFTPAIRPFLQTISIGLVSFGEHYKRNETGLSVAASSLFTSGRFAIDPELRGAEFERIIQNLDVHFWKAFWNITEMEVLSSLANMASATVRVSRLLSLPPEAFEMPLTANPTLTVTISPPLAHTGPGPVLVRLISYDLREGQDSEELSSLVKSNGQRSLELWPRPQQAPRSQSLIVHFHGGGFVAQTSKSHEPYLKSWAQELGAPIVSIDYSLAPEAPFPRALEECFFAYCWAIKHCTLLGSTGERICLAGDSAGGNLCFTVALRAAAYGVRVPDGIMAAYPATMLQPAASPSRLLSLMDPLLPLSVLSKCVSAYAGAKTEDHSNSDQKALGMMGLVRRDTALLLRDFRLGASSWLNSFLELSGRKSQKMSEPIAGLSAPPLSEPMRRSVSEAALAQPQGPLGTDSLRNLTLRDLSLRGNSETSSDTPEMSLSAETLGPSTPSDVNFLLPPEDAGEEAEAKNELSPMDRGLGVHAAFPEGFHPRRSSQGATQMPLYSSPIVKNPFMSPLLAPDSMLKSLPPVHIVACALDPMLDDSVMLARRLRNLGQPVTLRVVEDLPHGFLTLAALCRETRQAAELCVERIRLVLTPPAGPAPAPPPV